The nucleotide sequence GGCCGCCGGCTCTCGCCGAAGCCCAGCAGGTCGGGCACGAGCACGCGGTGGTCGCGCGCGAGGTCGGCAGCCACCTCGCGCCACACGGCGCTCGAGCCCGGGATCCCGTGCAGCAGGACGACCGCCCGTTCACCGGCTCCGTGTTCGTGGATCTTCATCCGCCCAATACTACAGAGTTATATAGTTACTAGTTATGGAAGATATAGCGCGTTCGTACCGGCAGTTCTGTGCGCTGGCCCGTGCGCTGGACGTGGTGGGAGAGCGCTGGACGCTGCTCCTGCTGCGCGAGCTGCTCCTCGGGCCGCGGCGCTTCCGCGACCTGCTCGACGGCCTGCCCGGCATCGGGCCGAACCTCCTCAGCGCCCGGCTGCGCCGGCTCCAGGCCGATGAGCTCGTCGTTCAGGAGCGCCTCGAGCCGCCGGCCGCCTCGCGGGTGTACGTGCTCACCGAGCGCGGACGCGCGCTCGACGACGCGCTCGTCGCCCTCGCCCGCTGGGGGATGGATCCGATCGCGCCGCCCCGCCCTGACGACCGCTTCGACCCCGGCTGGTACGCCCTGGCGCTGAGGGCCGCGTTCCGGCCCGAGCGTGCCCGGGGCGTGGCCGAGGACTACGAGCTGCGCGTCGACGGCCGGACGCTGCACCTGCGGGTGAGTGACGGCCGCGCCGAGGCGCACCAGGGCCCCGCCCCGGAACCCGCCATGGTGCTCACGGCCGGCACCGAGCGTTTGCTCTCCCTCCTCACCGCGCGCGCCCGGCCGTCCGCCGGCGAGCTCGAGGGGGACCCCGCCGCCTTCGAGCGCATGCTCGCCGCCTTCGAGCTGCCGGCGCCGCGGTGACCGTGGTCGCGGTGGCGTCGCGCCGCTGAAGAGCGCTAGCGTCCCCGTCGGTGGCCTCTCCGCACATCGAGATAGACGCCGGCGGCCGTGCCCTGCGCGTCTCCAACCCCGAACGCGTGATCTTCCCGCCGACCGACGGGAGCGCGCCGGTCACCAAGCTCCAGGTTGTGGAGCACTACCTGGCGGTCGCGCCGGGGATCATGCGCGCGCTGGGCGACCGGCCCACCACGCTCGAGCGCTGGCCCAAGGGCGTCCACCCGGGGATGCAGCTCACGACACGCGAAGGGCAGAAGGGCGACGCCTTCTTCCAGAAGCGGGTGCCCAAGGGTGCGCCCGACTACCTCGAGACGGCGCGGATCGAGTTCCCCTCCGGGCGCAGCGCCGACGAGATCTGCCCCACCGAGATCGCCGTGGTGGGCTGGGCGGCCCAGATGGGGACGATCACGTTCCACCCCTGGCCGGTGCGGCGGGCGGACGTGGACCACCCCGACGAGCTGCGCATCGACCTCGATCCCCAGCCGGGCACCGACTTCGCCGACGCGGTCCGCCTGGCCGGAGAGGCACGGGCGCTGCTGGGCGACCTGGGCTACGTGGGCTTCCCCAAGACCTCGGGCGGGCGCGGCGTCCACATCTACGTGCGCATCGAGCCGCGCTGGACGTTCACCGACATGCGCCACGCGGCGATCGCGTTCGGACGCGAGCTGGAGCGCCGGCGACCGGGCGAGGTCACCACCAATTGGTGGAAGGAGGAGCGCGGGGAGAAGGTCTTCGTCGACTACAACCAGAACGCCCGCGACCGCACGATCGCCTCCGCCTACAGCGTGCGCCCGCGCCCCGGCGCCCCGGTATCGGCGCCGGTCACCTGGGACGAGCTCGGCGAGTGCCGGCCCGAGGACTTCACCGTGGCCACGATGGCCGCGCGCTTCGCCGACGCCGGCGACCTGCACGAGGCGATCGACGACGTCGCGCACTCGCTCGAGCCGCTGCTGGACATCTACGAGCGCGACGAGACCGAGGGCCTGGGCGACATGCCCTACCCGCCCGACTACCCGAAGATGCCGGGCGAGCCCAAGCGCGTGCAGCCCAGCCGCGACACCGACCGCAGGGAGGTCGGCTAGCGCCTGGGCACTGCGATGCCTGGCGCTGTTCCGCATTGACCTGACCATTTCGGGTCGAAGCAGAACAGCGAGCGGCGTGATGTCCCCGCAACCCGCATCAGCTCGCTGGACCGGGGAGTCGGCCGGCCCGCAGCGCCAGCTCGAGCTCGAAGCGTGAGTCCGGCCGCTTGAGCGCCTCGCCGAGGAGGTCACGCAGCCGGCCCATCCGGTAGCGCACGGTCTGGGGATGCACGTGCAGGGCGCGCGCGACGGCCTCGGTGCGTCCCTGGTGGGCGAGCCACGCCATCAGCGTGGCGGACATGCGCTCGCGGGAGGCCGGGGTGAGGTCGGCGAGCGGCGCCAGCGCGCGCGCGGCGAGGTCGCGCGCCAGGCGGCGGTCGGCGTGGAGCAGCAGCTCCACCGCATGGTCGTCCGCCACCACCGGCCGGCCGGTGTCGATGACTCCCTCCACCGCCAGCCGCAGCGCCGACTGAGCGCGGCCGAACGAGAGCGCCGCTTCGTGCCAGGCCACCGCCGGGCCGATGGCGAGCGGAGCGTCGCCGGCCACCGCGAGCAGCTCGGCGCGACGCCCGGGCGCCTCCGGGTCCGGGACGAGCAGGCACACCAGGCCGGCCGCCGGCGCGGCCAGCCAGTCGGCGGCGCCGCGGGCGGCCAGGCGGTCGGCGTCCGACCCCTCCACCGCCACGCCCGCCAGTGACTCGGGCAGCGGCCAGGCCACCTCGGCGGCCAGCGCCTCCACCGCGGCGCGATCGGCCGGCGGGTCCTGCACGAGCAGCGCGGCCAGGCGCCGGCGGCGGCGCTGCTGCTCGCCGGCCGCGGCCGCCTGCTCGCGCGCGTAGCCCTCGATCGACTCGGCCGAGAGCTCGTCGATGTAGGCGAAGATCGCCTCGGCCAGCGCGTACATCGTGTCCGGCGCGAGCCCGGCCCGCTCGCCCGCCAGGCGCAGCCGCCGCCACGCCACCCGCGCGCCGAGGCGGTAGGCGGCCTGGAGCGCGTCGAGGCTGCGCCCGGCCCGCATCTCGCCGCGCCCGAGGTTCACGTAGACGTCGCGCCCGGGGCCGCGCTCGGACCCCGGCCGTTCCGCAAGGGCGAGGAACTGGCGCAGCGCCTCCTCCACCCCGATGCGCAGTCCGCGGCCGAAGGAGCCCTCCATCGGGCGGGCGTAGTCGGGCACGCCGGCGCTGACGGCGGCCACGATCTCGTCGGCCAGCGCGGGCAGTTCCGGGCGCATGACCGCGGCGACGTCCGGCGGCAGCGCCTCCCAGGGCCTATCGTCAACCACCGTCATTTGTCAGAAGCCTACAAGTTCTGCCAGTTAAGTCGTGGGTGCATTTATGAGACAGACCCGATTCTTCGCCCTAGATTCCATAGTGATGAGCCGACTCGAGCGCAACGCCAACGTCATCGCCGTCATCCTCCCCTTCGTGGCCTTCATCGCGGCCATCGTCCTGCTGTGGAACTCGCTCGTCGGCTGGACGGATCTGGGGATCCTGGCCGTGATGTACGCCCTCACCGGCGTCGGCATCACGGTGGGCTTCCACCGGCTGCTCACCCATCGCGCGTTCGAGACCCACCGGCCGGTGAAGTACGCCTTCGCCGTGCTCGGCACGATGGCCGTCCAGGGCCCCGTGCTCGCGTGGGTGGCCGACCACCGCAAGCACCATGCCTTCACCGACGAGGAGGGCGACCCGCATTCGCCCCACGCCGGCCACGAGGGCGGCATCCGCGGCGCCCTTCACGGCCTGTACCACGCGCACATGGGCTGGCTCTTCCAGCTTCAGGGCCGGGCCCGACCGGGCAAGTACGCCAAGGAGCTGCTCGAGGACCCGGGCATGAGGTGGATCAGCCGGCACTTCGTGGCGCTCATCGGCCTCAGCCTGCTCATCCCGTTCGCGCTCGGTCTCGCGATCAGCGGGGCGCTCGCCGGCGGGCTCACCGCGTTGCTGTGGGGCGGCTTCGTCCGCATCTTCCTCCTCCACCACGTCACCTGGAGCATCAACTCGATCTGCCACTTCTTCGGGCGCCGCCGGTTC is from Thermoleophilaceae bacterium and encodes:
- a CDS encoding helix-turn-helix domain-containing protein, whose amino-acid sequence is MTVVDDRPWEALPPDVAAVMRPELPALADEIVAAVSAGVPDYARPMEGSFGRGLRIGVEEALRQFLALAERPGSERGPGRDVYVNLGRGEMRAGRSLDALQAAYRLGARVAWRRLRLAGERAGLAPDTMYALAEAIFAYIDELSAESIEGYAREQAAAAGEQQRRRRRLAALLVQDPPADRAAVEALAAEVAWPLPESLAGVAVEGSDADRLAARGAADWLAAPAAGLVCLLVPDPEAPGRRAELLAVAGDAPLAIGPAVAWHEAALSFGRAQSALRLAVEGVIDTGRPVVADDHAVELLLHADRRLARDLAARALAPLADLTPASRERMSATLMAWLAHQGRTEAVARALHVHPQTVRYRMGRLRDLLGEALKRPDSRFELELALRAGRLPGPAS
- a CDS encoding helix-turn-helix domain-containing protein → MEDIARSYRQFCALARALDVVGERWTLLLLRELLLGPRRFRDLLDGLPGIGPNLLSARLRRLQADELVVQERLEPPAASRVYVLTERGRALDDALVALARWGMDPIAPPRPDDRFDPGWYALALRAAFRPERARGVAEDYELRVDGRTLHLRVSDGRAEAHQGPAPEPAMVLTAGTERLLSLLTARARPSAGELEGDPAAFERMLAAFELPAPR
- a CDS encoding DNA polymerase domain-containing protein — translated: MASPHIEIDAGGRALRVSNPERVIFPPTDGSAPVTKLQVVEHYLAVAPGIMRALGDRPTTLERWPKGVHPGMQLTTREGQKGDAFFQKRVPKGAPDYLETARIEFPSGRSADEICPTEIAVVGWAAQMGTITFHPWPVRRADVDHPDELRIDLDPQPGTDFADAVRLAGEARALLGDLGYVGFPKTSGGRGVHIYVRIEPRWTFTDMRHAAIAFGRELERRRPGEVTTNWWKEERGEKVFVDYNQNARDRTIASAYSVRPRPGAPVSAPVTWDELGECRPEDFTVATMAARFADAGDLHEAIDDVAHSLEPLLDIYERDETEGLGDMPYPPDYPKMPGEPKRVQPSRDTDRREVG
- a CDS encoding fatty acid desaturase encodes the protein MSRLERNANVIAVILPFVAFIAAIVLLWNSLVGWTDLGILAVMYALTGVGITVGFHRLLTHRAFETHRPVKYAFAVLGTMAVQGPVLAWVADHRKHHAFTDEEGDPHSPHAGHEGGIRGALHGLYHAHMGWLFQLQGRARPGKYAKELLEDPGMRWISRHFVALIGLSLLIPFALGLAISGALAGGLTALLWGGFVRIFLLHHVTWSINSICHFFGRRRFETEDQSTNVFWLALPSFGEAWHHNHHAFPRSAFHGLRWWEVDPGGIVIRAMKRLGLAWNVVHIAPERQRAKAVAA